The Paracoccus sediminicola genome has a segment encoding these proteins:
- a CDS encoding SH3 domain-containing protein, producing MLGAGAVALTMAVLHPAHALSKGEEDAPSVAAPAALTTAPATAPAPAAAVPKSTRPETRPTRLAAVKTDATQPPAEVKRGPVTRLPIPRYVSLKGEEGNVRRGPSLSHRIDWVFRHSGMPLRVVGEYGHWRRIEDRDGAGGWIHYQLLSGVRTAIVQQEMVELRSRPDLNAGVIAKAEGGAIVRLGECDIGWCRISGAGAKGWVQKSAIWGVEPAEIRN from the coding sequence GTGCTGGGCGCTGGCGCAGTGGCGCTGACGATGGCGGTGCTGCATCCAGCCCACGCGTTGAGCAAGGGCGAAGAGGACGCGCCGAGCGTCGCGGCGCCCGCCGCGCTGACGACAGCGCCCGCCACAGCACCCGCGCCTGCTGCCGCCGTCCCAAAGTCGACCCGTCCGGAGACCCGGCCGACGAGGCTGGCCGCCGTGAAAACCGACGCGACCCAGCCCCCCGCTGAAGTCAAGCGCGGCCCGGTCACCCGCCTGCCGATCCCGCGCTATGTCTCGCTGAAGGGCGAGGAGGGGAATGTGCGGCGCGGACCATCCCTGTCGCACCGCATCGACTGGGTGTTTCGTCACTCGGGCATGCCGCTCCGGGTGGTTGGCGAATACGGCCATTGGCGCCGGATCGAGGATCGCGACGGGGCCGGGGGCTGGATCCATTATCAGCTTCTGTCCGGCGTGCGCACCGCCATCGTACAACAGGAGATGGTCGAGCTGCGTTCGCGCCCCGATCTGAACGCCGGGGTCATCGCCAAGGCCGAAGGCGGGGCCATTGTGCGGCTCGGAGAATGCGACATCGGATGGTGCCGGATCTCCGGCGCCGGAGCCAAGGGCTGGGTCCAGAAATCCGCGATCTGGGGCGTCGAGCCCGCTGAGATCCGCAACTGA
- a CDS encoding 2-hydroxyacid dehydrogenase, with protein sequence MAGGKSRPRVAVTRRLPAPVEARMRDLFELRLNEDDRRLGRSELLALMQENDVLVPTLSDRIDADLLAGAGDRLKLIANYGAGIDHIDVAAARQRDIQVSNTPGVLTEDTADMTMALIIAVTRRLHEGFTVMQSGEWEGWSPTAFLGGRIGGRKLGILGMGRIGRAVARRAHAFGMEIHYHNRSRLRPETEAELHATWWDSLDQMLARTDVISVNVAHTPATFHLLSARRLRLLKPSAVVINTSRGEVIDENALTRMLRAGEIAGAGLDVYEHGHEANPRLRNLPNVVLLPHMGSATEEGRIEMGEKVILNIQTYANGHRPPDLVVPGTL encoded by the coding sequence ATGGCTGGCGGCAAATCCAGGCCACGTGTGGCCGTAACGCGACGCCTGCCGGCGCCGGTCGAGGCGCGGATGCGCGATCTGTTCGAGTTGCGGCTCAACGAGGATGACCGGCGGCTCGGCCGCAGCGAGCTGCTGGCGCTGATGCAGGAAAACGACGTGCTGGTGCCGACCCTCTCCGACCGGATCGACGCCGACTTGCTGGCCGGGGCCGGTGATCGGCTGAAGCTGATCGCCAATTACGGCGCGGGGATCGACCATATCGACGTGGCGGCGGCCCGGCAGCGCGATATCCAGGTCTCGAACACGCCGGGCGTGCTGACCGAAGACACGGCCGATATGACCATGGCGCTGATCATCGCTGTGACGCGGCGTCTGCACGAAGGTTTCACGGTCATGCAGTCCGGCGAGTGGGAGGGATGGTCGCCCACCGCTTTTCTCGGCGGGCGGATCGGCGGGCGCAAGCTGGGGATCCTCGGAATGGGCCGGATCGGGCGCGCGGTCGCGCGGCGCGCCCACGCCTTCGGGATGGAGATCCATTACCACAATCGCAGCCGGCTGCGCCCCGAAACCGAGGCGGAGCTGCATGCGACATGGTGGGACAGCCTCGATCAGATGCTCGCCCGCACGGATGTGATCAGCGTCAACGTTGCGCATACGCCGGCAACGTTTCATCTGCTCTCGGCGCGGCGGCTGCGCTTGTTGAAACCCTCGGCCGTGGTCATCAACACCTCGCGCGGCGAGGTGATCGACGAAAACGCCCTGACCCGGATGCTGCGCGCCGGTGAGATCGCGGGGGCCGGGCTGGATGTGTATGAGCATGGGCATGAGGCCAATCCAAGGCTTCGCAATCTGCCCAATGTCGTGCTGCTGCCCCATATGGGGAGCGCGACGGAGGAAGGCCGCATCGAGATGGGCGAGAAGGTAATCCTCAACATCCAGACCTACGCGAATGGTCACCGCCCGCCGGATCTGGTTGTGCCGGGAACGCTTTGA
- a CDS encoding D-alanyl-D-alanine carboxypeptidase family protein yields the protein MDGRTGKQIHAQNADTRLHPASLTKMMTLYMAFTAIERGQVRLDTKFTVSTNAANEVPSRLGLRAGQKIELRYLIRAAAIKSANDAATAIGENLAGSEAKFAAQMTGMAQALGMRNTQFRNANGLTQSGHFSTARDMTTLGRRLFYDFPQYYSIFSRRSADAGIATVRSTNRNFLSNYAGADGIKTGYTRAAGFNLTASAQRGSKRIIATVFGGTSTAQRNATMAKLLDMGFGRAPTRVREVKPEPPQYIVDRGSSRKVATAMTKSVAPEARPASLAAAPAAQASVPRESLNSALNDAMALAASQKPAPQPQPATPKASVRLASSARPPAKPGGASSVAQGSTDEAVKTALAEAAAPASGGKTLLTASARPVPSPRREATPSAVAAASTANVVPSNNDLTLDSSPKPERRSETVIISSGGNGGTPEPKPTEKIARASSSGGQAWGVSLGRFKTRDQADARLMQVAMQESALLEGSLRHVRESSKGYEATLVGLSQADASKTCASLSEQQLRCDVTAP from the coding sequence ATGGATGGCCGAACCGGCAAGCAGATCCACGCGCAAAACGCAGATACGCGTCTGCATCCGGCATCTCTGACCAAGATGATGACGCTTTACATGGCCTTTACCGCGATCGAACGCGGGCAGGTGCGGCTCGATACGAAATTCACCGTATCGACCAATGCCGCGAACGAGGTGCCCTCGCGTCTCGGTCTGCGCGCCGGTCAAAAGATCGAGCTGCGCTATCTGATCCGCGCCGCGGCGATCAAATCGGCCAATGACGCGGCCACGGCGATCGGCGAGAACCTCGCCGGCTCCGAGGCCAAGTTCGCCGCGCAGATGACCGGCATGGCGCAGGCGCTTGGCATGCGGAATACCCAGTTCCGCAACGCCAACGGGCTGACCCAGTCGGGCCATTTCTCGACCGCCCGCGACATGACCACGCTCGGGCGGCGGCTCTTTTACGACTTTCCGCAATATTATTCGATCTTTTCGCGCCGCTCGGCCGATGCGGGGATTGCCACGGTGCGGTCGACCAACCGCAATTTCCTCAGCAACTATGCGGGCGCCGACGGGATCAAGACCGGCTATACCCGCGCTGCCGGCTTCAATCTGACCGCTTCGGCGCAGCGCGGATCGAAGCGGATCATCGCCACGGTCTTCGGCGGCACCTCGACAGCGCAGCGCAACGCCACCATGGCGAAGCTGCTGGATATGGGCTTCGGCCGCGCCCCGACCCGCGTGCGCGAGGTCAAGCCCGAGCCGCCGCAATATATCGTCGATCGGGGCTCCAGCCGGAAGGTGGCGACGGCAATGACCAAATCGGTCGCACCCGAAGCGCGCCCGGCATCGCTCGCGGCTGCGCCTGCGGCGCAGGCCTCGGTGCCACGGGAAAGCCTCAACTCGGCGCTGAACGACGCCATGGCGCTCGCCGCGTCCCAGAAACCCGCGCCGCAGCCGCAACCCGCCACGCCCAAGGCCAGCGTGCGGCTGGCCAGCAGCGCGCGCCCGCCGGCAAAGCCGGGTGGGGCGAGTTCGGTCGCGCAGGGATCTACGGATGAGGCTGTGAAGACGGCTTTGGCAGAGGCTGCCGCGCCCGCCTCGGGTGGCAAGACATTGCTGACCGCGTCGGCCCGTCCGGTCCCGTCCCCGCGCCGCGAGGCGACGCCCAGCGCGGTCGCTGCGGCCAGCACCGCCAACGTGGTCCCGTCGAATAACGACCTGACGCTGGACTCCTCTCCGAAACCCGAGCGCCGCTCTGAGACGGTCATCATCAGCTCTGGCGGAAATGGCGGCACCCCCGAGCCGAAGCCGACCGAAAAGATTGCGCGGGCTTCCTCTTCGGGCGGGCAGGCCTGGGGTGTCTCGCTGGGTCGCTTCAAGACCCGCGATCAGGCGGATGCGCGGCTGATGCAGGTGGCGATGCAGGAAAGTGCGCTGCTGGAAGGGTCCCTGCGTCATGTGCGTGAATCGTCCAAGGGTTACGAGGCGACCCTGGTCGGGCTGTCGCAAGCCGATGCAAGCAAGACCTGCGCGAGCCTCTCCGAACAGCAACTTCGCTGCGACGTGACCGCGCCCTGA
- the clpS gene encoding ATP-dependent Clp protease adapter ClpS yields MSQDPGHREETDLAVKPRSKTQRPPMYKVLLLNDDFTPMEFVVHVLERLFAMSHAQAMEIMLTVHRKGIAVVGVFSHEIAETKVAQVMELARRQQHPLQCTMEKE; encoded by the coding sequence ATGTCCCAGGATCCCGGCCACCGCGAGGAGACCGATCTCGCCGTCAAACCGCGTTCGAAAACGCAGCGCCCGCCCATGTACAAGGTGCTGCTGCTCAACGATGACTTCACCCCGATGGAGTTCGTCGTGCATGTGCTCGAACGGCTCTTTGCCATGTCCCACGCCCAGGCGATGGAGATCATGCTGACCGTGCACCGCAAGGGCATCGCCGTGGTCGGCGTCTTCTCTCATGAAATCGCGGAGACAAAGGTCGCGCAGGTGATGGAACTGGCGCGCCGTCAGCAGCATCCGCTGCAATGCACCATGGAAAAAGAATAG
- a CDS encoding class I SAM-dependent methyltransferase translates to MRAARLALAFPDAPPGRMLILGVDGAEDLSVFAAERTLIVEGMAQHHAALKARGFEVATEAEGQFETALVTIPRARAAARARLAEAAAHLVEGGALWIDGQKTDGVESILKEIKSLADISEVHAKAHGKIALLSDPGAIPADWQAQPISPAPGFTTLPGMFSAESVDPGSAALAAALPDKLPMRIVDLGAGWGWLSAQILTHRGVDELHLVEADHAALACARQNVTDPRARFHWADARNFRLPEPVNGVIMNPPFHQGRAADPGLGAAFIRSAAGMLTGAGRLWMVANRHLPYEAELSRHFADVTEIGGDTRFKILSATGAGSKSRRKT, encoded by the coding sequence ATGCGCGCTGCCCGCCTGGCGCTTGCCTTCCCCGACGCTCCGCCCGGCAGGATGCTGATCCTCGGGGTGGATGGCGCGGAGGATCTGTCGGTCTTCGCGGCCGAGCGCACGCTTATCGTCGAGGGAATGGCGCAACATCACGCAGCGCTGAAGGCGCGGGGTTTTGAAGTCGCGACCGAGGCCGAGGGCCAGTTCGAGACGGCGCTGGTGACCATCCCTCGCGCCCGCGCCGCCGCACGCGCCCGTCTGGCCGAGGCCGCTGCGCATCTGGTCGAGGGCGGCGCGCTCTGGATCGACGGTCAGAAGACCGATGGGGTCGAATCCATTCTCAAGGAAATCAAGTCGCTCGCTGACATATCTGAAGTTCACGCCAAGGCGCATGGCAAGATCGCCCTGCTGAGCGATCCGGGCGCGATCCCCGCTGATTGGCAGGCGCAACCGATCTCACCGGCGCCGGGGTTCACCACCCTGCCCGGCATGTTCTCGGCCGAGAGCGTCGATCCCGGTTCTGCCGCACTTGCGGCAGCACTTCCCGACAAACTGCCGATGCGCATCGTCGATCTGGGCGCGGGCTGGGGCTGGCTGTCGGCGCAGATCCTGACCCATCGCGGCGTCGATGAGCTGCATCTCGTCGAGGCCGATCATGCGGCGCTCGCCTGCGCAAGGCAGAACGTGACAGATCCGCGCGCCCGGTTCCACTGGGCCGATGCCCGCAATTTTCGCCTGCCCGAGCCGGTGAACGGCGTCATCATGAACCCGCCCTTCCATCAGGGCCGGGCAGCAGATCCGGGACTCGGTGCGGCGTTCATCCGCAGCGCTGCCGGGATGCTCACCGGCGCCGGACGGTTGTGGATGGTGGCAAACCGGCATCTGCCGTATGAGGCCGAGCTGTCCCGCCATTTCGCCGATGTGACCGAGATCGGCGGCGACACCCGCTTCAAGATCCTGAGCGCCACCGGCGCGGGCAGTAAGAGCAGGAGAAAAACATGA
- a CDS encoding SDR family NAD(P)-dependent oxidoreductase, producing MSNSVDGKTAIVTGAGRGIGLAIARQLHDRGANVMLADVDEKALDQEIERFGEDARARSFSADMSQKLSMANLLSATIDAFDRVDILVNAHRLVKPSDPLGGGEEDLEEMLRQNLMAGLRMSKIVAKRMISQRKEEKNDDGRISGAIVNLTTLAAQRPHPELLAYSIASAAQDQATRALALALAPQRIRVNSVAFGSVMTNELKTMLKENPELRDGIIRGTPMGRIAESEELAEAVLYLVGDGAGFVTGQIINVDGGRSLLDPVQAAMF from the coding sequence ATGAGCAATTCCGTCGACGGCAAGACCGCCATCGTTACCGGCGCCGGGCGCGGCATCGGGCTTGCCATTGCCCGGCAGCTTCATGATCGCGGTGCGAATGTGATGCTCGCCGATGTGGACGAGAAAGCCCTCGATCAGGAAATCGAGCGGTTCGGCGAGGATGCCCGGGCACGCAGCTTCAGTGCGGACATGTCTCAGAAACTGTCGATGGCCAATCTGCTTTCGGCCACGATCGACGCGTTTGACCGGGTCGATATTCTGGTGAACGCGCATCGCCTGGTGAAGCCAAGCGACCCTTTGGGCGGTGGCGAGGAAGATCTCGAAGAGATGCTGCGGCAAAACCTCATGGCCGGGCTGCGCATGTCGAAGATCGTGGCCAAGCGGATGATATCGCAGCGGAAAGAGGAAAAGAACGATGATGGCCGCATCTCGGGCGCGATCGTCAATCTGACGACGCTGGCCGCGCAGCGCCCACACCCCGAGTTGCTGGCCTATTCCATCGCCTCGGCGGCGCAGGATCAGGCGACGCGCGCGCTTGCCCTCGCTCTCGCACCTCAGCGCATCCGGGTGAATTCCGTTGCCTTCGGATCGGTGATGACAAATGAGCTGAAAACCATGCTCAAGGAAAATCCCGAGCTTCGCGACGGCATCATCCGGGGCACGCCGATGGGCCGTATCGCCGAATCCGAAGAACTCGCCGAGGCGGTGCTGTATCTGGTCGGCGACGGGGCCGGTTTCGTGACTGGCCAGATCATCAATGTCGATGGCGGGCGCAGCCTTCTGGACCCGGTTCAGGCGGCAATGTTCTAG
- the hemF gene encoding oxygen-dependent coproporphyrinogen oxidase: protein MAEMLKERREAADWFRTLRDRITAAFEMLEDRAAGDVPAGRFDVTPTERAGNGGGGLMSVMRGGRAFEKVGVNWSEVHGTLSPRAQAAMAARGVPGMESDGRFWASGISLVAHMQNPHAPAVHMNTRMFWTPNAWWFGGGSDLNPCIEYAEDTAHFHAILQSACTPHGADYYDRFKAWADEYFFIPHRGRARGVGGIFYDDLNSGDWRADFNFTRAVGEAFLPAFLPLVEKRMTQPFDGADKNAQLIHRGLYAEYNLVYDRGTKFGLETGHNADAVLMSLPPLAKWV from the coding sequence ATGGCCGAGATGCTGAAAGAGCGCCGCGAGGCCGCGGACTGGTTCCGGACCCTGCGCGACCGGATCACTGCCGCTTTCGAAATGCTGGAGGATCGCGCGGCCGGAGACGTTCCGGCCGGGCGCTTCGATGTGACCCCGACCGAGCGGGCCGGGAATGGCGGCGGCGGGCTCATGTCGGTGATGCGCGGCGGGCGTGCTTTCGAGAAGGTCGGGGTGAACTGGTCCGAGGTGCACGGCACGCTTTCGCCCCGTGCCCAGGCGGCGATGGCCGCGCGGGGCGTGCCGGGGATGGAGTCAGACGGGCGGTTCTGGGCGTCCGGCATCAGCCTGGTCGCGCATATGCAGAACCCCCACGCCCCGGCGGTGCATATGAACACGCGCATGTTCTGGACCCCGAACGCCTGGTGGTTCGGCGGCGGCTCCGATCTCAACCCCTGCATCGAATACGCCGAGGATACCGCGCATTTTCACGCCATTCTGCAATCGGCCTGCACGCCGCACGGGGCGGATTATTACGACCGCTTCAAGGCCTGGGCGGACGAGTATTTCTTTATCCCCCATCGTGGGCGCGCGCGGGGTGTGGGAGGGATCTTTTACGACGATCTCAACAGCGGCGACTGGCGGGCCGATTTCAACTTTACCCGCGCCGTGGGAGAGGCATTTCTGCCCGCCTTCCTGCCGCTCGTCGAAAAGCGCATGACCCAGCCCTTTGACGGCGCCGACAAGAACGCACAGCTGATTCATCGCGGGCTCTATGCCGAATACAACCTTGTCTATGACCGCGGCACGAAATTCGGGCTGGAGACGGGACATAACGCCGATGCGGTGCTGATGAGCCTGCCGCCGCTGGCGAAATGGGTCTGA
- a CDS encoding MATE family efflux transporter, which yields MTGIRPITHRRVLAIALPIVLSNATIPILGAVDTGVIGQLGEAAPIGAVGVGAVILTSIYWVFGFLRMGTSGLVAQAHGAGDGTETGAHLIRALVIAAVAGLSLILLHPLLFGAAFRLAPASAEVETLAGRYLAIRIWGAPATIALYAITGWLIAMERTRHVLVLQLLQNGLNIVLDLGFVLGLGHGVGGIAAATLIAEFSGLALGLWFCREALMAATGRAGLFARHRLMRLLRVNSDIMIRSVLLQASFTSFIFLSAGEGDVTLAANQVLLQFLQITAFGLDGFAFAAESLVGQAAGARRPAALRRAAVLSSQWGVAGAALLGLVFLVAGPWIIDLLTTATEVRAEARHFLPWLVAAPLIGIASWMLDGIFIGATLTGRMRRAMIETVCVYVMALLILPTAFGNHGLWAALMVLNLTRALTMARFYPEAEAAAR from the coding sequence GTGACAGGAATCCGGCCGATCACCCATCGCCGGGTGCTGGCGATCGCGCTGCCGATCGTGCTGTCCAACGCGACGATACCGATCCTCGGTGCGGTCGATACCGGGGTGATCGGCCAGCTTGGCGAGGCCGCGCCCATAGGGGCGGTCGGCGTGGGTGCGGTGATCCTCACCTCGATATACTGGGTGTTCGGGTTTTTGCGCATGGGGACTTCCGGCCTCGTCGCACAGGCCCATGGCGCCGGCGACGGCACCGAAACCGGGGCGCATCTGATCCGCGCCCTGGTCATCGCGGCGGTGGCTGGGCTGTCATTGATCCTGCTGCACCCGCTGCTGTTCGGCGCGGCCTTCCGCCTTGCCCCGGCCAGCGCCGAGGTCGAGACGCTGGCCGGGCGCTATCTCGCGATCCGCATCTGGGGCGCGCCCGCGACCATCGCCCTTTACGCCATTACCGGCTGGCTCATCGCGATGGAGCGCACGCGACACGTGCTTGTGCTGCAGTTGCTTCAGAACGGGCTGAACATCGTGTTGGATCTCGGCTTCGTGCTCGGGCTCGGGCATGGCGTCGGCGGGATCGCGGCGGCCACGCTGATCGCCGAGTTCTCGGGGCTGGCGCTCGGGCTGTGGTTCTGCCGCGAGGCGCTGATGGCGGCCACCGGGCGCGCGGGGCTGTTTGCGCGGCACCGTCTGATGCGGCTGTTGCGGGTGAATTCGGATATCATGATCCGCTCGGTGCTGCTGCAAGCGTCCTTCACCAGCTTCATCTTCCTGTCGGCCGGCGAGGGCGATGTCACGCTCGCCGCCAATCAGGTGCTTCTGCAATTTCTCCAGATCACCGCTTTCGGTCTGGACGGTTTTGCCTTTGCCGCGGAATCGCTGGTCGGGCAGGCGGCAGGCGCGCGCCGGCCCGCCGCGCTGCGCCGCGCCGCGGTGCTGTCCAGCCAGTGGGGCGTGGCCGGAGCGGCACTTCTGGGGCTGGTCTTTCTGGTCGCGGGCCCGTGGATCATCGACCTTCTGACCACCGCCACCGAGGTCCGCGCCGAGGCCCGGCACTTCCTGCCCTGGCTCGTCGCCGCCCCGCTGATCGGGATTGCAAGCTGGATGCTGGACGGGATCTTCATCGGTGCCACCCTGACCGGGCGGATGCGCCGCGCCATGATCGAGACGGTCTGCGTCTATGTCATGGCGCTGCTGATCCTGCCGACTGCCTTTGGCAATCACGGGCTTTGGGCGGCGCTGATGGTGCTGAACCTGACCCGCGCGCTGACCATGGCGCGGTTCTACCCAGAGGCGGAAGCGGCGGCGCGCTAG
- a CDS encoding PaaI family thioesterase, whose product MANRNEPLQQVKNRRDSALNALVGGVPYIRWMGIRFDRRGDELTAVMPFDEKLIGNPFLPAIHGGATAAFLEIAAIIELSWSAIWEDLESGRIVPDAAIPDTMPRLPKTIDFTVDYLRSGLPRDAYARANVVRSGRRYASVHVEAWQDNRAKLFAQATAHFLMPQG is encoded by the coding sequence ATGGCCAACCGCAATGAACCGCTTCAGCAGGTCAAGAACCGCCGCGACAGCGCGTTGAATGCGCTTGTCGGTGGCGTGCCCTATATCCGCTGGATGGGCATCCGCTTCGACCGCCGCGGGGACGAGCTGACCGCGGTGATGCCGTTCGACGAAAAGCTGATCGGCAACCCGTTCCTGCCCGCGATCCACGGCGGTGCGACCGCCGCCTTTCTCGAGATCGCGGCGATTATCGAACTGTCTTGGTCGGCGATCTGGGAGGATCTCGAATCGGGTCGGATCGTGCCTGACGCGGCGATCCCGGACACGATGCCGCGCCTGCCCAAGACCATCGACTTCACGGTGGATTATCTTCGCTCTGGCCTGCCGCGCGATGCCTATGCGCGGGCCAATGTCGTGCGTTCGGGCCGGCGCTATGCCTCGGTCCATGTCGAGGCGTGGCAGGATAACCGGGCCAAGCTCTTTGCACAGGCCACCGCGCATTTCCTGATGCCTCAGGGCTGA
- a CDS encoding PaaI family thioesterase: protein MTSDEPTASEIRDRVAQQFIEALPFARALGMKLERLEEGEAEISMGWQEDFVGDPRSGVVHGGVISALMDTCSGAAVLSHGTAPKSTATIDLRIDYMRGATPGQKITARSHCYHVTRSVAFVRTQAFDDDRADPVATATGAFTLER from the coding sequence ATGACCAGTGACGAGCCGACAGCCAGCGAGATCCGCGACCGCGTGGCGCAGCAATTCATCGAGGCGCTGCCCTTCGCCCGTGCGCTCGGCATGAAGCTCGAGCGGCTGGAGGAGGGGGAGGCCGAAATATCGATGGGCTGGCAGGAGGATTTCGTCGGCGATCCGCGCAGCGGCGTGGTGCATGGCGGGGTAATCTCGGCGCTGATGGACACCTGCAGCGGTGCCGCGGTGCTGTCGCATGGCACGGCGCCGAAATCGACGGCGACGATAGATCTGCGCATCGACTATATGCGCGGCGCGACGCCGGGACAGAAGATCACCGCGAGATCGCATTGCTATCACGTCACCCGCTCGGTCGCCTTCGTGCGCACCCAGGCCTTCGATGACGACCGCGCCGATCCTGTCGCCACCGCGACCGGCGCCTTTACGCTGGAGCGCTGA
- a CDS encoding MerR family transcriptional regulator, with translation MQGSDELSFKEMCARFDVTPRTLRYYEYIELLKPRKEGRTRFYSGREVARMTLILRGRRFGFSLEEIRQWLEMYDQKGDREQYEVWIDRANRQIELLQEQQESLGVAIRDLRELRDETVEILRKMG, from the coding sequence ATGCAAGGTTCCGACGAACTCAGCTTCAAAGAAATGTGCGCCCGCTTCGACGTGACCCCGCGGACGCTGCGTTACTATGAGTATATCGAGCTGCTCAAACCCCGCAAAGAAGGCCGCACCCGGTTCTATTCGGGCCGCGAGGTTGCACGGATGACACTGATCCTGCGCGGGCGGCGCTTCGGGTTCAGCCTCGAAGAGATCCGGCAATGGCTGGAAATGTACGACCAGAAGGGCGACCGCGAGCAATACGAGGTCTGGATCGACCGCGCCAACCGCCAGATAGAGCTGTTGCAGGAGCAGCAGGAAAGCCTTGGCGTCGCGATCAGGGATCTGCGCGAATTGCGCGACGAAACGGTCGAGATCCTCCGTAAGATGGGCTGA
- a CDS encoding MerR family transcriptional regulator — protein sequence MAEDLMTIRQMCDAFDVTPRTLRFYESRELIAPERRGQHRFYDRQDRGRLKLILQGKRFGFSLEQIRQLLELYNPGEDNVTQLAATIDASRQRLADMMRQQEELKTAIIDLTQQIAEAERLLTERSDERHSA from the coding sequence ATGGCTGAAGATCTCATGACCATCCGTCAGATGTGCGATGCGTTCGACGTGACACCGCGCACGCTCCGCTTCTATGAATCGCGTGAGCTGATCGCGCCCGAGCGTCGCGGCCAGCACCGTTTCTATGACCGTCAGGATCGCGGCCGGCTTAAGCTGATCCTTCAGGGCAAGCGTTTCGGTTTCAGCCTGGAACAGATCCGCCAGCTGCTCGAACTCTACAATCCCGGCGAAGACAACGTCACCCAGCTTGCCGCGACGATCGACGCCTCGCGGCAGCGTCTGGCCGACATGATGCGCCAGCAGGAAGAGCTGAAGACCGCGATCATCGACCTGACCCAGCAGATCGCCGAGGCCGAGCGCCTGCTGACCGAACGCAGTGACGAACGCCACAGCGCCTGA